The Limnochorda sp. LNt genome includes a region encoding these proteins:
- a CDS encoding class II fumarate hydratase translates to MARGFRVERDSMGEMQVPEDAYYGASTQRAVLNFPISKLRFGRGFIQALGLIKQAAAQVNEQLGLLPPRLASAIAQAAAEVAEGKFDDQFVVDIFQTGSGTSTNMNANEVIATRAAEILGEARGSRAVHPNDHVNMCQSSNDVIPAAIHVAAVLAITRELLPALRRLEMGLQAKAEEFWPIIKIGRTHLQDATPIRLGQEFSGYASQVRHSIRRIEAALEDLRELPLGGTAVGTGINAHPEFAARVIARLSELAGERFVEAENHFEAQAAKDAVVQASGALRSTAVALMKVANDIRWLGSGPRCGIGELLIPATQPGSSIMPGKVNPVIAESLMMICAQVMGNDTTVMICGQHGNFELNVMMPVMAHNLLESIELLTRGAVNFQEKLVAGLQADRERCESLVEQSLAMVTALAPRIGYDRAAQLAKRAYESRRTIRAVALEEGVLPEQELAALLDPESQTRPGLEAASAGG, encoded by the coding sequence ATGGCAAGGGGCTTCCGGGTCGAGCGAGACTCCATGGGCGAGATGCAGGTGCCCGAGGACGCCTACTACGGCGCATCGACGCAGCGAGCGGTCCTCAACTTCCCCATCAGCAAGCTCCGGTTCGGACGGGGCTTCATCCAGGCCCTGGGGCTCATCAAGCAGGCCGCCGCCCAGGTCAACGAGCAGCTCGGGTTGCTGCCGCCGCGCCTGGCCAGTGCCATCGCCCAGGCGGCCGCCGAGGTGGCGGAGGGCAAGTTCGATGACCAGTTCGTGGTGGACATCTTTCAAACCGGCTCCGGCACCTCCACCAACATGAACGCCAACGAGGTCATCGCGACCCGCGCCGCCGAGATCCTGGGGGAGGCCCGGGGCTCCCGGGCGGTCCATCCCAACGACCACGTCAACATGTGCCAGTCGAGCAACGACGTCATCCCGGCGGCCATCCACGTCGCCGCGGTCCTGGCCATCACCCGCGAGCTCTTGCCGGCTCTGCGCCGGCTGGAGATGGGCTTGCAGGCCAAGGCCGAAGAGTTCTGGCCCATCATCAAGATCGGCCGCACCCACCTGCAGGACGCCACCCCTATCCGCCTGGGGCAGGAGTTCAGCGGCTACGCCAGCCAGGTACGCCACAGCATCCGGCGCATCGAGGCGGCCCTGGAGGACCTGCGGGAGCTCCCCCTGGGCGGCACGGCCGTCGGCACGGGCATCAACGCCCACCCCGAGTTCGCCGCACGGGTCATCGCCCGGCTCAGCGAGTTGGCCGGCGAGCGCTTCGTGGAGGCCGAAAACCACTTCGAGGCGCAGGCCGCCAAGGACGCCGTGGTCCAGGCCAGCGGCGCCCTGCGCAGCACGGCCGTCGCCCTCATGAAGGTGGCCAACGACATCCGCTGGCTGGGCTCGGGGCCCCGGTGCGGCATCGGCGAGCTGCTCATCCCCGCCACCCAACCCGGCTCCTCCATCATGCCGGGCAAGGTCAACCCGGTCATCGCCGAGTCGCTCATGATGATCTGTGCCCAGGTGATGGGCAACGACACCACCGTCATGATCTGCGGGCAGCACGGCAACTTCGAGCTCAACGTGATGATGCCCGTCATGGCCCACAATCTGCTGGAGTCCATCGAACTCCTGACACGGGGTGCGGTCAACTTCCAGGAGAAGCTGGTGGCGGGTCTCCAGGCCGACCGCGAGCGCTGCGAGAGCCTGGTGGAGCAGAGCCTGGCCATGGTGACGGCGCTGGCGCCGCGCATCGGCTACGACCGGGCCGCCCAGCTGGCCAAGCGCGCCTACGAGAGCCGCCGCACCATCCGCGCCGTCGCCCTCGAGGAGGGCGTCCTGCCGGAGCAGGAGCTGGCCGCGCTGCTCGACCCGGAGAGCCAGACGCGGCCGGGGCTCGAGGCGGCCAGCGCCGGCGGCTGA
- a CDS encoding aldehyde dehydrogenase family protein: MDFYPMYIGGRWVEARSGRRFTSVNPATGEVLGEVALGDREDVQAAVEAARDAFDAWRRMPAPRRGEILFRAAELLGRRKEQLARRMTQEMGKVLMEARGDVQEAIDMTYYMAGEGRRLFGETVPAEMPDKMAMAVREPIGVVGVITPWNFPIAIPSWKIMPALICGNTVVFKPASDTPILAHRLVEILEEAGVPPGVVNLVYGPGGTVGDAILAHPDVPVITFTGSNEAGVHVNATAAPLLKRVHLELGGKNAIIVMDDADLDLAVEGVVWSALGTSGQRCTAASRVLAHRAIKDQLVTKLVERIRRLRLGDGLDPDTDVGPVVNRQALERIHGYVEEARREGATVATGGRIVDEGPLARGFFYAPTLLVEVRPEMRVAQEEIFGPVTAVIEVSSLEEAIRINNGVRYGLSSAIYTRDVNGAFRAMRDLMTGLVYVNHGTIGSEVHLPFGGMRQTGNGHREAGRAAIDFYTEWKSIYVDFSGRLQRAQIDIPQAPS; this comes from the coding sequence ATGGACTTCTATCCGATGTACATCGGAGGCCGGTGGGTCGAGGCCAGGAGCGGGCGGCGCTTCACCAGCGTCAACCCCGCTACCGGCGAGGTGCTGGGGGAGGTGGCGCTGGGCGACCGCGAGGACGTGCAGGCCGCGGTCGAGGCCGCCCGGGACGCCTTCGATGCCTGGCGCAGGATGCCCGCCCCCCGGCGGGGGGAGATCCTCTTCCGCGCCGCGGAGCTGCTCGGGCGACGCAAGGAGCAACTGGCGCGCCGGATGACCCAGGAGATGGGCAAGGTGCTGATGGAGGCCCGGGGCGACGTCCAGGAGGCCATCGACATGACCTACTACATGGCCGGCGAGGGGCGGCGCCTCTTCGGGGAGACGGTGCCGGCGGAGATGCCCGACAAGATGGCCATGGCGGTCCGCGAGCCCATCGGCGTGGTCGGCGTCATCACCCCCTGGAACTTCCCCATCGCCATCCCGAGCTGGAAGATCATGCCAGCCCTCATCTGCGGCAACACGGTCGTCTTCAAGCCGGCCAGCGACACGCCCATCCTGGCCCACCGGCTGGTGGAGATCCTGGAGGAGGCGGGCGTGCCTCCCGGGGTGGTCAACCTGGTTTACGGCCCGGGCGGCACGGTGGGCGATGCCATCCTGGCCCATCCCGACGTGCCCGTCATCACCTTCACCGGCTCCAACGAGGCCGGGGTCCACGTCAACGCGACGGCGGCCCCGCTGCTCAAGCGCGTGCACCTGGAGCTGGGCGGCAAGAACGCCATCATCGTCATGGACGACGCGGACCTGGACCTGGCCGTGGAGGGCGTCGTCTGGAGCGCGTTGGGCACGTCGGGCCAGCGGTGCACCGCGGCCAGCCGGGTGCTGGCCCATCGGGCCATCAAGGACCAGCTGGTGACCAAGCTGGTGGAGCGCATCCGGCGGCTGCGACTGGGCGATGGCCTCGACCCCGACACCGACGTCGGGCCGGTCGTCAACCGGCAGGCCCTCGAGCGCATCCACGGCTACGTCGAGGAGGCACGCCGCGAGGGCGCCACCGTCGCCACGGGGGGCCGCATCGTCGACGAGGGCCCCCTGGCCAGGGGCTTCTTCTACGCGCCCACCCTCCTGGTCGAGGTGCGCCCGGAGATGCGGGTGGCACAGGAGGAGATCTTCGGGCCGGTGACCGCCGTCATCGAGGTGAGCAGCCTCGAGGAGGCCATCCGGATCAACAACGGGGTCCGCTACGGGCTGTCCAGTGCCATCTACACCCGGGACGTCAACGGTGCCTTCAGGGCCATGCGAGACCTGATGACCGGGCTGGTCTACGTCAACCACGGCACCATCGGCTCCGAGGTGCACCTCCCGTTCGGGGGCATGCGCCAGACGGGCAACGGACACCGGGAGGCGGGCCGGGCCGCCATCGACTTCTACACAGAGTGGAAGAGCATCTACGTCGACTTCAGCGGCCGCCTGCAGCGGGCCCAGATCGACATCCCGCAGGCGCCTTCATGA
- a CDS encoding amidohydrolase — translation MQGGEASTDARGLLIEGIVLYPELAGDGVLERPVEDGAIWIESGTIRAIGPREALRAAAGTGVARLDGQGALAVPGLVDSHIHLGAWAMAQAQPDLSACRSVAEVLARLQPYARKLGPGQWLVARGLSPHRMEGAPLEDLAWLDAAFPDRPVVVWTRDLHSVLLNRAGRLAVGIGPGFDGWPPGSVTPRDPATGDWVGVFREKAVGLIEESLPRPSLTQWADAIDAAQLRLWRLGLVGAQTPEGPEILAALSLLHQRGRLGLRVRFMPPAGMLETLRDVGLRQGFGDEWLRLGPVKAFADGSLGSLTAALEAPYSGIDAPGYRGELLLDRRAVATLAVDAARTGFALAIHAIGDRACREVLEGLEAGRAGGGSVEGLPHRIEHAQLLAQADAERMGRLGVIASVQPIHLLADRRPAERYWRGRTAGAYAMRWLAQSGVVLAFGSDAPVEDPDPLRGIWAAVTRRPWPSDDPEEEAQGPWHPEHALSVVEALRAYTQGPARAVGEGSRHGGLRPGMPGDVALLAPDPVALERALPPGGWTSDDERAVAARHHLSRVRVVATVVAGRIAHTA, via the coding sequence ATGCAGGGGGGCGAAGCGTCGACGGATGCCCGTGGGCTTCTCATCGAGGGGATCGTCCTCTACCCCGAGCTGGCCGGGGACGGTGTCCTGGAGCGACCCGTCGAGGACGGGGCCATCTGGATCGAGTCCGGCACCATCCGGGCCATCGGGCCGCGCGAGGCGCTGCGGGCAGCAGCGGGGACGGGGGTGGCGCGGCTGGACGGCCAGGGGGCGCTGGCGGTGCCGGGTCTGGTCGACAGCCACATCCACCTGGGGGCCTGGGCCATGGCCCAGGCCCAGCCGGACCTGAGCGCGTGCCGGAGCGTCGCCGAGGTGCTCGCGCGCCTCCAGCCGTACGCCCGGAAGCTCGGGCCCGGGCAGTGGCTGGTAGCGCGGGGCCTCTCTCCCCACCGCATGGAGGGCGCCCCACTGGAGGACCTGGCATGGCTGGACGCGGCCTTCCCGGACCGGCCCGTCGTCGTCTGGACCCGGGACCTGCACTCGGTGCTCCTCAACCGCGCCGGGCGTCTGGCGGTCGGCATCGGGCCCGGCTTCGACGGCTGGCCTCCCGGCTCGGTGACGCCCCGTGACCCGGCCACGGGCGACTGGGTCGGCGTCTTCCGGGAGAAGGCCGTCGGTCTCATCGAGGAGTCGCTGCCACGGCCGTCTCTGACCCAGTGGGCCGATGCCATCGATGCCGCCCAGCTCCGTCTCTGGCGCCTGGGGCTGGTGGGAGCGCAGACCCCCGAGGGGCCGGAGATCCTGGCGGCCCTCTCCTTGCTGCACCAGCGCGGACGCCTGGGGCTGCGGGTCCGGTTCATGCCGCCGGCCGGCATGCTGGAGACGCTCCGCGACGTCGGCCTGCGCCAGGGGTTCGGCGACGAGTGGTTGCGCCTCGGGCCCGTCAAGGCCTTCGCCGACGGCTCGCTCGGATCGCTGACGGCTGCCCTGGAGGCTCCGTACTCGGGGATCGACGCCCCGGGGTATCGAGGCGAGCTGTTGCTGGACCGCCGGGCCGTGGCGACACTGGCCGTGGATGCGGCCCGCACGGGCTTCGCCCTGGCCATCCACGCCATCGGCGATCGAGCCTGCCGCGAGGTGTTGGAGGGGCTGGAGGCGGGCCGGGCCGGCGGGGGCTCCGTCGAGGGGCTGCCCCACCGCATCGAGCACGCGCAGCTCCTGGCGCAGGCCGACGCGGAGCGGATGGGGCGCCTCGGCGTCATCGCCTCCGTGCAGCCCATCCACCTGCTCGCCGACCGGCGGCCCGCCGAGCGCTACTGGCGGGGACGAACGGCAGGCGCGTATGCCATGCGGTGGTTGGCCCAGTCGGGGGTCGTCCTGGCCTTTGGCAGCGACGCACCCGTCGAGGACCCCGACCCCTTGCGGGGGATCTGGGCAGCCGTCACGCGCCGCCCCTGGCCGTCGGACGACCCGGAGGAGGAGGCGCAGGGCCCCTGGCATCCGGAGCACGCGCTCTCGGTGGTGGAGGCGCTGCGGGCCTACACCCAGGGCCCGGCGCGGGCCGTGGGCGAGGGGAGCCGTCACGGGGGCCTGAGGCCGGGCATGCCGGGCGACGTGGCGCTGCTGGCGCCGGACCCCGTCGCGCTCGAGCGGGCCCTTCCACCGGGTGGGTGGACCTCCGACGACGAGCGGGCGGTCGCCGCGCGCCACCATCTGAGCCGCGTGCGGGTCGTCGCCACGGTCGTCGCCGGCCGGATCGCCCACACGGCCTGA
- the trxA gene encoding thioredoxin — MASEHVHTFTQANWDQEVLGSDTPVLVDFWAAWCGPCLRMAPIVDAIAEEYAGRLKVGKLNVDEHPDLATRYGIMSIPTLVLFKAGEPVEFIVGLQPRSSLVRRIETVLDGASA, encoded by the coding sequence GTGGCCAGCGAGCACGTCCACACGTTTACACAAGCCAACTGGGACCAGGAGGTCCTGGGCAGCGACACCCCGGTCCTCGTCGACTTCTGGGCCGCCTGGTGCGGCCCGTGCCTGCGGATGGCGCCCATCGTCGACGCCATCGCCGAGGAGTACGCCGGCCGCCTCAAAGTCGGCAAGCTCAACGTCGACGAGCACCCCGACCTGGCTACGCGCTACGGGATCATGAGCATCCCCACCCTGGTGCTCTTCAAGGCGGGGGAGCCGGTGGAGTTCATCGTGGGGCTGCAGCCCCGCTCCTCCCTGGTGCGCAGGATCGAGACGGTCCTCGACGGCGCCTCTGCCTGA
- a CDS encoding transglycosylase domain-containing protein, with translation MGDVRRLGRWVGLPMALVAVVLSWDLARAWWTVRSFEAERPPQAATIFDVRGEVIGTVGALHRSFVRLDQIPDHLVAALIATEDSRFYRHPGIDPLGLARALWVNVQAGTIVQGGSTLTQQLARTLFLTHERTWWRKLDEALLALMLEARYPKERILEIYLNRVYFGEGATGIGAAAVTYFGKRPQQLTLGESALLVGILRSPSNLSPYRHPEASLARRRVVLGRMVEMGLVSPRQAEEAAAEPLRLAGVRGGPAPWYLDWVGAQLESRFGTGLALHAGLRVHTGFDLRMQRAAVRALGRHQGAIVAIDPRTGDVKAMVGGRDYLESQFNRAVAARRPPGSAFKPFVYAAALEQGWPVNTLVQDVPHRFGSYQPRNFGDRYWGPVTMKHALVMSLNAGSVWLASRIGIDRALALARALGITSLTPADRHLAATLGGLRLGVSPLEMAQAFAAFANGGILRPARSYVRIVDRDGYVWYEAPPDEGRRVLRPEVAYLMTHMLRDALERGTGQQARLGRPAAGKTGTSDGQRNAWFVGYTPQLVAAVYIGHDDNAPVGGTGGELAAPIWKAFMQEALAGTPPLDFPVPDGIVTGIAVDVSTGGRAGPLCQWVEVDAFVAGTEPLWESPCDGTAAPQAPATGLQGGA, from the coding sequence GTGGGAGACGTGCGACGGCTGGGGCGGTGGGTCGGACTCCCGATGGCGCTGGTGGCCGTGGTCCTGTCGTGGGACCTGGCCAGGGCCTGGTGGACCGTCCGCAGCTTCGAAGCCGAACGACCACCCCAAGCGGCCACCATCTTCGACGTGCGGGGCGAGGTCATCGGCACCGTCGGCGCCCTGCATCGGTCCTTCGTACGCCTCGACCAGATCCCCGACCACCTGGTCGCCGCCCTCATCGCCACCGAGGACAGCCGCTTCTACCGCCACCCCGGCATCGACCCGTTGGGGCTGGCACGAGCCCTGTGGGTCAATGTCCAGGCCGGCACCATTGTGCAAGGCGGCAGTACCCTGACCCAGCAGCTGGCCCGTACCCTCTTCCTCACTCACGAGCGGACGTGGTGGCGCAAGCTGGACGAGGCCCTGCTGGCCCTCATGCTGGAGGCCCGCTATCCCAAGGAGCGCATCCTGGAGATCTACCTCAACCGCGTCTACTTCGGCGAGGGCGCGACGGGGATCGGCGCGGCGGCCGTGACTTACTTCGGCAAGCGCCCCCAGCAGCTGACCTTGGGCGAGAGCGCGCTGCTGGTGGGGATCTTGCGCTCGCCCTCCAATCTCTCCCCCTACCGCCACCCCGAGGCGAGCCTGGCCCGGCGGCGGGTCGTGCTGGGCCGGATGGTGGAGATGGGACTCGTCTCCCCCCGCCAGGCCGAGGAAGCAGCTGCCGAGCCCCTGCGCCTGGCGGGGGTACGGGGCGGCCCCGCGCCGTGGTACCTCGATTGGGTGGGCGCCCAGCTCGAGTCCCGATTCGGCACGGGACTGGCGCTGCACGCCGGCTTGCGCGTCCACACCGGCTTCGATCTGCGCATGCAACGGGCGGCGGTCCGGGCCCTGGGGCGGCATCAGGGCGCCATCGTGGCCATCGATCCCCGCACCGGCGACGTCAAGGCCATGGTCGGCGGGCGCGACTACCTGGAGAGCCAGTTCAACCGGGCGGTGGCCGCTCGCCGCCCGCCGGGCTCGGCCTTCAAGCCCTTCGTCTACGCCGCCGCGCTCGAGCAGGGGTGGCCCGTCAACACGCTGGTCCAGGACGTCCCCCACCGCTTCGGCAGCTACCAGCCTCGCAACTTCGGCGACCGCTACTGGGGTCCGGTCACGATGAAGCACGCCCTGGTCATGTCGCTCAACGCCGGGTCCGTATGGCTGGCCTCCCGCATCGGTATCGACCGGGCGCTGGCCCTGGCGCGGGCGCTCGGCATCACCTCGCTCACCCCCGCGGACCGCCACCTGGCGGCCACGCTGGGAGGCCTGCGGCTGGGCGTCAGCCCCCTGGAGATGGCCCAAGCCTTCGCGGCCTTCGCCAACGGAGGGATCCTGCGGCCGGCGCGCTCGTACGTGCGCATCGTGGACCGGGACGGCTACGTCTGGTACGAGGCGCCTCCCGACGAGGGGCGCCGGGTGCTGCGACCGGAGGTGGCGTACCTGATGACCCACATGCTGCGCGACGCCCTGGAGCGGGGCACGGGCCAACAGGCGCGGCTGGGCCGGCCCGCGGCCGGCAAGACCGGCACCAGCGATGGCCAGCGAAACGCCTGGTTCGTCGGCTACACGCCCCAGCTGGTAGCGGCCGTCTACATCGGCCACGACGACAACGCGCCCGTCGGCGGGACCGGCGGCGAGCTGGCGGCCCCCATCTGGAAGGCCTTCATGCAGGAGGCCCTGGCCGGCACCCCGCCCCTGGACTTCCCCGTGCCGGACGGCATCGTGACCGGCATCGCCGTCGACGTCTCGACGGGAGGACGGGCCGGGCCGCTCTGCCAGTGGGTAGAGGTCGACGCCTTCGTCGCGGGCACGGAGCCGCTGTGGGAGTCCCCGTGCGACGGCACCGCGGCGCCACAAGCCCCGGCCACCGGCCTCCAGGGCGGGGCCTGA
- a CDS encoding amylo-alpha-1,6-glucosidase — translation MGEAARLVLKEQDVFVVMTRSGEIPEGGAFGLYARDTRFVSTYRLELEDGEALTVLDAGPVAPYAARIFMTNAGSGGPRPRPAHSVAVERTLVVTGEALVERIRLTNYGHEPLALTLRLRVGADFRDIMAIRGMAPREGGRLQAPQTAGPGAAWWLAYQGEDGVHRRLAVACSAGCQLQPAEGRLEARWTLALGSGERRELTVWLAPREGETAPPLPAEPLERAVDRALERLSAAYREWMERTAAIRVAEPRLHRLLQRGAEDLRALVSDFGDGPFPVAGIPWFAAPFGRDSLWAAYFVLPFAPALARGVLRTLARHQAAAMDDWTDAEPGKILHEVRFGELARLGLIPHRPYYGTVDATPLFVALAADYTRTTGDRETFEAIEGAVLRAVEWMERYGDLDGDGFLEYRRRSWGGLDNQGWKDSWDSTWHADGTLAQPPIAPVEVQVYAYRAYRSLSELLLRLGRPERAEALASRAEALADRFDRLFWLEALGYYAHALDGARRPLAVVTSNPGHGLWAGIVPPHRLAAVVRRLMAPELFSGYGVRTVAMGQARYNPMSYHNGSVWPHDTAIVAAGLARYGRLAEAARLLRGLLDAADHFEGARLPELFCGFDRADGPPVPYPTACSPQAWAAAAPFLMLATLIGLEVDGLSGELRVGDRIPAWLGEVEVDRLAVGGATARLRLRPSARPDGGGGDGLMAATAHIEHQAR, via the coding sequence GTGGGGGAGGCGGCTCGCCTGGTCCTCAAGGAGCAGGATGTCTTCGTGGTGATGACGAGATCCGGCGAGATCCCGGAGGGCGGCGCCTTCGGCCTGTACGCCCGTGATACCCGCTTCGTCTCGACGTACCGGCTCGAGCTGGAGGACGGCGAGGCGCTGACGGTGCTCGATGCGGGACCGGTCGCTCCCTACGCGGCCCGGATCTTCATGACCAATGCTGGCAGCGGGGGCCCGCGCCCGCGGCCGGCCCACTCGGTGGCCGTGGAGCGCACCCTGGTGGTGACGGGCGAGGCCCTGGTCGAGCGCATCCGGCTGACCAACTACGGCCACGAGCCTCTGGCGTTGACGCTGCGATTGCGGGTGGGGGCCGACTTCCGCGACATCATGGCCATCCGGGGGATGGCCCCTCGTGAGGGCGGGCGCCTGCAGGCGCCGCAGACGGCCGGGCCGGGCGCGGCCTGGTGGCTGGCTTACCAGGGGGAGGACGGCGTCCACCGCCGTCTGGCGGTGGCCTGCTCCGCCGGGTGCCAGCTGCAGCCCGCCGAGGGCCGGCTCGAGGCTCGGTGGACGCTGGCGCTGGGCTCGGGAGAGCGCCGGGAGCTGACGGTCTGGCTGGCGCCTCGCGAAGGAGAGACGGCGCCGCCGCTCCCGGCCGAGCCGCTGGAGCGGGCGGTCGACCGAGCCCTGGAGCGGCTGTCGGCTGCCTACCGAGAGTGGATGGAGCGGACCGCCGCCATCCGGGTCGCGGAGCCCCGCTTGCACCGCTTGCTGCAACGGGGAGCGGAGGACCTGCGGGCCCTGGTCTCCGACTTCGGGGATGGCCCCTTCCCCGTGGCGGGCATCCCGTGGTTCGCCGCACCCTTCGGCCGTGACAGCCTCTGGGCCGCCTACTTCGTCCTGCCCTTCGCACCGGCGCTGGCGCGCGGCGTGCTGCGCACGCTGGCCCGACACCAGGCCGCCGCCATGGACGACTGGACCGATGCCGAGCCCGGCAAGATCCTGCACGAGGTGCGCTTCGGCGAGCTGGCACGGCTGGGGCTCATTCCGCACCGGCCCTACTACGGGACGGTCGACGCGACCCCCCTCTTCGTGGCGCTCGCGGCCGACTACACGCGGACCACGGGAGACCGGGAGACCTTCGAGGCCATCGAGGGGGCCGTCCTTCGAGCCGTCGAGTGGATGGAGCGCTACGGCGACCTCGACGGGGATGGCTTCCTCGAGTACCGGCGCCGCTCGTGGGGCGGGCTCGACAACCAGGGCTGGAAGGACTCGTGGGACTCGACGTGGCACGCCGACGGCACACTGGCCCAGCCGCCCATCGCCCCGGTGGAGGTCCAGGTCTACGCCTACCGCGCCTACCGGTCCCTGTCGGAGCTGCTCCTCCGGCTGGGACGCCCGGAGCGGGCCGAGGCGCTGGCGTCCCGGGCCGAGGCCCTGGCCGACCGGTTCGATCGGCTCTTCTGGCTGGAGGCGTTGGGATACTACGCCCATGCCCTGGACGGCGCCCGGCGGCCCCTCGCGGTGGTCACCTCCAACCCGGGCCACGGGTTGTGGGCCGGCATCGTGCCACCCCATCGCCTGGCCGCGGTGGTACGACGTCTGATGGCGCCCGAGCTCTTCTCCGGCTACGGGGTGCGCACGGTGGCCATGGGCCAGGCCCGCTACAACCCCATGAGCTACCACAACGGCTCCGTCTGGCCGCACGACACGGCGATCGTGGCGGCGGGCCTCGCGCGCTACGGGCGGCTGGCCGAGGCGGCCCGTCTCCTGCGCGGTCTACTGGATGCTGCCGACCACTTCGAGGGGGCGCGTCTGCCGGAGCTCTTTTGCGGCTTCGACCGCGCCGATGGCCCGCCGGTGCCCTATCCCACCGCCTGCTCGCCGCAGGCCTGGGCCGCGGCCGCTCCCTTCCTCATGCTGGCCACCCTCATCGGGCTCGAGGTGGATGGCCTGTCGGGCGAGTTGCGGGTTGGCGACCGCATCCCCGCCTGGCTGGGCGAGGTCGAGGTGGACCGCCTGGCGGTGGGGGGCGCGACGGCACGGCTCCGGCTCCGTCCGTCGGCTCGGCCCGACGGTGGCGGGGGAGATGGTCTGATGGCCGCCACGGCTCACATCGAGCACCAGGCCCGCTGA
- the rpsI gene encoding 30S ribosomal protein S9, with amino-acid sequence MAVVVGANPLVLATGRRKESVARVSLVQGGGRILINGMDYQEYFRGHPSLLTLVRRPLEVVGAAGAFDVIANVRGGGTSGQAGAIAHGLARALEAVDPSWRSPLKSAGLLRRDPRMKERRKYGLKKARKAPQYSKR; translated from the coding sequence TTGGCTGTCGTCGTAGGCGCCAACCCGCTCGTGCTGGCCACGGGCCGCCGCAAAGAGTCGGTGGCGCGTGTCTCGCTGGTACAGGGTGGCGGACGCATCCTGATCAACGGTATGGACTATCAGGAGTACTTCCGCGGCCATCCGTCGCTGCTGACGCTGGTGCGTCGCCCGCTGGAGGTGGTGGGGGCCGCCGGCGCCTTCGACGTCATCGCCAACGTGCGCGGGGGTGGCACGTCGGGCCAGGCCGGCGCCATCGCCCACGGGCTCGCCCGTGCGCTGGAGGCTGTCGATCCCTCGTGGCGGTCGCCGCTCAAGTCGGCGGGACTCCTGCGGCGGGACCCTCGGATGAAGGAGCGCCGCAAGTACGGCCTCAAGAAGGCCCGCAAGGCGCCGCAGTACTCCAAGCGCTGA
- the rplM gene encoding 50S ribosomal protein L13, translating to MAAVMPVNPARTVMLRAQDVRPRWYVVDAQGKVLGRLASRIATVLRGKHKPSYTPHVDDGDYVVVVNADKVRVTGKKLDQKVYRHHTLHPGGLKTEPLRKLLARRPQEVLRRAVWGMLPHNPMGRRQIKKLKIYAGPEHPHQAQKPEPLDV from the coding sequence ATAGCAGCTGTCATGCCGGTCAATCCCGCCAGGACCGTGATGCTCAGGGCCCAAGATGTCCGGCCCCGCTGGTACGTGGTCGACGCGCAGGGCAAGGTGCTGGGGCGTCTCGCGAGCCGCATCGCCACCGTGCTGAGGGGCAAGCACAAGCCCTCCTACACGCCGCACGTCGACGACGGCGACTACGTCGTGGTGGTCAACGCCGACAAGGTGCGGGTGACGGGCAAGAAGCTGGACCAGAAGGTGTACCGTCATCACACGCTCCATCCGGGCGGGCTCAAGACGGAGCCGCTGCGCAAGCTTCTGGCTCGGCGGCCCCAAGAGGTGTTGCGTCGGGCCGTCTGGGGCATGCTGCCCCACAACCCGATGGGGCGCCGCCAGATCAAAAAGCTCAAGATCTACGCCGGCCCGGAGCACCCCCATCAAGCGCAGAAGCCCGAGCCGCTCGACGTGTGA
- the truA gene encoding tRNA pseudouridine(38-40) synthase TruA, which produces MRATRTLRLRVQYDGTGLYGFQRQRDPSKPTVQGLLEEAGRRLLGHPVRMVGAGRTDAGVHAVGQVVHFRTSQAVPAERIAQALNHRLPPAVRVVEAQEADPGFHARRDATSRIYCYHVLQHPLPSALLGRFSLWWPGPLQLAAMSCLAAQLVGRHRFDAFGSPTRPGGSTARTLFDCRVDAEPMAGGRLVRICFEADAFLYRMVRRLVGAMLAVGSGRLQAGDVLDALDESRRAGSPGERAGRRRMVAQTVSPAGLVLVHVHYGPPPAGLDGCGRILDTLAGLWLEWPRGLGGHDG; this is translated from the coding sequence TTGAGGGCGACGCGCACCCTCCGGTTGCGGGTGCAGTACGACGGGACAGGGCTTTACGGCTTTCAGCGCCAGCGCGACCCGAGCAAGCCCACCGTGCAGGGACTTTTGGAGGAGGCGGGCCGTCGACTCCTGGGGCACCCGGTCCGCATGGTGGGCGCGGGCCGCACCGACGCAGGGGTGCACGCCGTGGGCCAGGTGGTGCACTTTCGCACCTCGCAGGCCGTCCCCGCCGAGCGCATCGCCCAGGCGCTCAACCACCGCCTGCCGCCGGCCGTGCGGGTGGTGGAGGCGCAGGAGGCCGACCCGGGCTTTCACGCGCGCCGGGACGCCACCAGCCGTATCTACTGCTACCATGTCCTCCAGCACCCCCTGCCGTCGGCGCTGTTGGGGCGCTTCTCGCTGTGGTGGCCGGGGCCGCTGCAACTGGCGGCCATGTCCTGCCTGGCAGCCCAGCTGGTCGGCCGGCACCGCTTCGACGCGTTCGGCAGCCCGACGCGGCCAGGGGGGAGCACGGCCCGCACTCTCTTCGACTGCCGGGTGGACGCGGAGCCCATGGCTGGAGGACGCCTGGTGCGGATCTGTTTCGAGGCCGACGCCTTCCTGTACCGGATGGTGCGGCGACTGGTCGGTGCCATGCTGGCGGTGGGCAGCGGGAGGCTGCAGGCCGGCGACGTGCTGGACGCCCTGGACGAGTCCCGGCGGGCCGGGTCGCCGGGCGAGCGCGCCGGCCGCCGGCGGATGGTGGCCCAGACGGTCTCACCGGCCGGGCTGGTGCTGGTCCATGTCCACTACGGCCCTCCCCCGGCGGGGCTGGATGGCTGCGGGCGAATCCTTGACACGCTCGCGGGCCTTTGGCTAGAATGGCCCCGTGGCCTCGGCGGCCACGACGGCTAG